A portion of the Sabethes cyaneus chromosome 3, idSabCyanKW18_F2, whole genome shotgun sequence genome contains these proteins:
- the LOC128742541 gene encoding PHAF1 protein CG7083, which yields MLDLEVVPERSLGCDSWEFILGMHFSQAVAIIQSQVGIIKGVQVLYSDTSPLSVDIIINLPQDGIRLIFDPVQQRLKAIEVFNMKLVKLKYYGLPFNSPEVVPSIEEIEHSFGATHPGVYDAAKQLFALHFRGLSFYFPVDSKLQPGYAHGLGSLHFPSGASPVVSKMALYSGGNITDSRPPPLPLSCYNQQLYLESAMVLRNSSGTRGLRLQLYTEGSPRALEAKKQCLTREIIFGDSCQDVASNLGAPSRVFFKSEDKMKIHSPSAHRRVQSKRSDFFFNYFTLGIDVLFDARTQRAKKIILHTNYPGHYNFNMYHRCEFNLQLAPDKVTEDTPLDAPVNVSAYSKWDTISSRLAPAERPVVLHRAGSTNTANVFGSTFCYGYQDIIFEVMPNNYIASVTLYHPSPYSSEIGYGSSASSVSNSTRNLLQDSTKGNIRVSA from the exons ATGTTGGACTTAGAAGTGGTTCCTGAACGCTCGCTGGGATGTGATAGCTGGGAGTTTATCCTAG GTATGCATTTTTCCCAAGCCGTGGCAATAATACAATCGCAAGTTGGTATTATTAAAGGCGTGCAAGTTCTCTATTCCGATACG TCTCCCCTAAGCGTAGACATCATAATCAATCTACCCCAGGATGGGATCCGTCTAATTTTCGATCCGGTTCAACAGCGTCTCAAagctattgaagtgttcaacaTGAAGTTGGTTAAGCTGAAGTACTATGGACTTCCATTTAACTCACCCGAAGTCGTGCCGTCGATCGAAGAAATCGAACACTCGTTTGGGGCGACCCATCCAGGAGTGTACGATGCTGCGAAGCAGCTGTTTGCTCTCCACTTCCGAGGACTGAGTTTCTACTTTCCGGTTGACAGTAAGCTGCAACCGGGTTACGCCCACGGATTGGGATCGCTGCATTTCCCGAGTGGTGCATCGCCAGTTGTATCCAAAATGGCACTGTACAGTGGCGGAAACATTACCGACAGCCGCCCACCCCCGTTGCCTCTGTCCTGCTACAATCAGCAGCTATATCTGGAGTCTGCTATGGTATTGCGCAATTCGAGCGGAACACGTGGGCTGCGACTTCAACTGTACACGGAAGGATCTCCTCGTGCTCTAGAGGCCAAAAAGCAGTGTCTAACACGAGAGATTATCTTCGGTGACAGTTGCCAGGACGTGGCAAGCAACTTGGGAGCACCCTCAAG AGTGTTTTTCAAAAGCGAAGATAAGATGAAAATTCACTCACCTAGCGCACATCGTCGGGTACAATCCAAGCGTAGCGATTTCTTCTTCAACTACTTCACGTTGGGCATTGATGTTTTGTTCGATGCCAGAACTCAGCGGGccaaaaaaatcattttgcaCACCAACTATCCAGGTCATTATAATTTCAACATGTACCACAGATGCGAGTTCAACTTGCAGTTGGCACCGGACAA GGTCACTGAAGATACTCCGCTGGATGCACCGGTCAATGTGAGTGCATATTCCAAATGGGACACAATTTCATCGCGTCTCGCTCCGGCAGAGCGTCCGGTAGTTTTGCACCGAGCCGGTTCGACAAATACTGCAAACGTGTTTGGTTCGACGTTCTGCTACGGTTATCAAGATATCATTTTTGAAGTCATGCCCAACAACTATATTGCCTCGGTGACGCTCTATCACCCATCACCCTATTCTAGCGAGATTGGGTATGGCAGCAGTGCTAGCAGCGTCAGCAACAGCACCAGAAATCTGCTGCAGGACAGCACCAAGGGAAACATTCGCGTCAGTGCATGA
- the LOC128741915 gene encoding 5-aminolevulinate synthase, erythroid-specific, mitochondrial, with protein sequence MPCPFLTRLSTSYVRNYGPALLKAYGSQCPVVTRTISTLQGNLPIASGAAGAGTEPAAVGTPVALKEPLAVPKPEIKPQNRTLSSLQQPKAKEEGKKCPFLDSAAPHLKELGEESVDMPSSRPFPYEEFFHEQIMRKKKDHSYRVFKKVNRLAEEGKFPQALEYSWGERPITVWCSNDYLGMSCHPEVKKAVSQALETYGAGAGGTRNISGNSLNHENLEKRLAELHQKEGALLFTSCFVANDSTLFTLAKALPGCHIFSDAGNHASMIQGIKNSGVPKHIFRHNDPGHLRELLSKVDTALPKIVAFETVHSMTGAICPLEELCDVAHEFGALTFVDEVHAVGLYGEHGAGVGEREGVLHKMDIISGTLGKAFGNVGGYIAGTSRLVDMVRSYAAGFIFTTSLPPTVLCGALKAINILASDVGRQLRAQHQDNVRYLRTKLQQEGFPVEHTPSHIIPVKIGNPAQCTELSDSMIKRFGHYIQAINYPTVARGEEKLRLAPTPHHTKEMMDILIRDLKVVWKDLGLPLNGPPCTAECTFCRKPLLFDRFESRIKPSCAAEINCQIPNCPQIAAIAN encoded by the exons ATGCCTTGCCCATTCCTGACACGTCTGAGCACCAGCTATGTGCGCAATTACGGTCCTGCCCTGCTGAAGGCGTACGGCTCCCAGTGTCCGGTCGTAACGCGTACGATTTCGACGCTGCAAGGAAACCTGCCGATTGCTAGTGGAGCCGCTGGGGCTGGCACCGAACCAGCCGCTGTTGGTACCCCTGTGGCCCTGAAGGAACCGCTAGCGGTTCCTAAGCCGGAAATTAAGCCGCAAAATCGTACCCTTAGCTCGCTGCAGCAACCGAAAGCGAAAGAGGAAGGCAAAAAGTGCCCCTTCCTGGACTCGGCTGCTCCGCATCTCAAGGAGCTTGGGGAAGAAAGCGTGGATATGCCCTCAAGTCGTCCGTTCCCGTACGAGGAATTTTTCCATGAACAAATCATGCGTAAGAAGAAGGATCATTCGTATCGCGTTTTCAAGAAGGTAAACCGTCTTGCAGAGGAAGGTAAGTTTCCGCAAGCTTTGGAATACTCATGGGGTGAGCGCCCGATTACGGTCTGGTGCTCGAACGATTATCTCGGAATGTCCTGTCATCCTGAGGTCAAGAAAGCCGTTTCCCAAGCCTTGGAAACGTATGGAGCCGGCGCTGGTGGTACACGCAACATTTCTGGCAATTCGTTGAATCACGAGAACCTGGAAAAACGTTTAGCTGAGCTTCATCAAAAAGAGGGAGCTCTATTGTTCACCTCATGCTTTGTTGCGAACGATTCTACGCTATTTACGTTAGCCAAGGCTTTACCGGGATGTCATATCTTCTCGGATGCCGGAAACCACGCATCGATGATTCAAGGAATTAAAAACAGTGGAGTGCCCAAGCATATTTTCCGTCATAATGATCCCGGCCATCTACGGGAGTTACTTTCGAAGGTAGATACAGCGCTGCCGAAAATTGTTGCATTTGAAACCGTTCACTCTATGACGGGGGCTATCTGTCCACTGGAAGAACTGTGCGATGTTGCCCATGAATTTGGAGCTTTAACCTTCGTGGACGAAGTTCATGCTGTTGGATTGTATGGTGAGCACGGAGCCGGAGTGGGCGAGAGAGAGGGAGTTTTGCATAAAATGGATATAATCTCGGGAACACTTGGTAAAGCATTTGGTAATGTGGGTGGTTACATCGCCGGAACCTCGCGGTTGGTAGATATGGTACGCTCGTATGCTGCTGGATTTATATTTACCACTTCGTTGCCTCCTACGGTACTGTGCGGTGCACTTAAGGCCATTAACATTTTGGCCTCGGACGTGGGTCGTCAGCTGCGGGCTCAGCACCAAGATAATGTACGCTATCTTCGCACAAAGCTACAACAGGAGGGCTTCCCTGTGGAGCACACTCCCAGTCATATCATTCCAGTTAAAATCGGAAACCCGGCTCAATGTACCGAGTTGTCCGATTCGATGATTAAACGGTTTGGCCACTACATTCAAGCCATCAACTATCCGACGGTTGCGCGTGGCGAAGAGAAACTTCGCTTGGCGCCAACACCGCACCATACGAAGGAGATGATGGACATTTTGATACGCGATTTAAAGGTAGTCTGGAAGGATTTGGGACTACCGTTGAACGGACCGCCGTGCACTGCG GAGTGCACTTTCTGCCGTAAGCCGCTACTGTTCGACCGTTTCGAGTCGCGCATCAAACCTAGTTGTGCTGCTGAAATTAACTGTCAGATTCCTAACTGCCCGCAAATTGCCGCCATTGCCAACTAA
- the LOC128743130 gene encoding NADH dehydrogenase [ubiquinone] 1 alpha subcomplex assembly factor 3, with protein MQSLRGMRSFLRSPVTRNFWSTTARRTAYDGDGKTTVSILNQEADAGLLINSYSQVGFRLSNDMVVIGPMAIFPRSVFSWNVSGFEDINEDSLSLFSVLEPKIDILVVGIGDQQVTPAFSNKVIDYMRKHKINVEVLTTEQACATFNFLNAEGRVVAAALVPPVSLRINEDDMMRTHIATKQPFQIKDF; from the exons ATGCAATCGCTTCGAGGAATGAGATCTTTTCTAAGATCACCAGTCACAAGAAATTTTTG GTCCACTACTGCACGACGAACGGCGTATGATGGTGACGGAAAAACCACGGTAAGCATCTTGAATCAGGAAGCAGATGCCGGTCTTCTGATTAATTCTTATAGTCAGGTGGGCTTTCGTTTAAGCAACGATATGGTTGTAATAGGCCCAATGGCGATATTTCCACGTTCGGTTTTCTCCTGGAATGTTTCTGGATTTGAGGATATTAACGAAGATAGTCTAAGTCTTTTTAGCGTGCTTGAACCGAAAATCGACATATTAGTAGTGGGAATCGGCGATCAGCAAGTAACTCCCGCTTTTAGCAACAAAGTCATTGATTACATGCGAAAGCACAAAATCAACGTTGAAGTGTTGACTACTGAACAAGCATGCGCTACGTTCAATTTTCTCAACGCTGAAGGGCGGGTTGTGGCAGCGGCTCTGGTTCCACCAGTTTCGTTACGGATTAATGAAGATGATATGATGAGGACGCATATAGCAACTAAACAACCGTTCCAAATAAaagatttctag
- the LOC128739680 gene encoding uncharacterized protein LOC128739680 gives MMGKEIVAVSNDKPLDILCSEPVPVLSSSEATNSSTSTVLASQSLQMSDHSEQFNKESSVVTDPSTDTVSLRLSEEQSASINSGRQSIPRRKSSAPKKTPNSKVIVEIAKLQSCTSLVIPKLTFARVIREVLMDYVGKGFRITADALLCFQESAEIFTVQLMEDAYRCTIHRDRNTLMPKDMQLAMLFRFRKGD, from the coding sequence ATGATGGGAAAGGAAATCGTTGCGGTTTCAAATGATAAGCCATTGGACATCTTATGTAGTGAACCTGTTCCAGTGCTATCGTCTTCGGAGGCAACAAACAGCAGTACTTCAACGGTTCTCGCTAGCCAATCGCTACAAATGTCGGATCATAGTGAGCAATTCAACAAAGAGTCTTCAGTAGTTACCGACCCATCCACTGACACTGTTTCCCTGCGTCTTTCGGAAGAACAGTCCGCTTCAATCAACAGCGGCCGACAGAGTATACCTAGAAGAAAATCTTCCGCACCGAAGAAAACGCCAAACTCCAAAGTAATAGTCGAGATCGCCAAACTGCAGTCCTGTACGTCGCTGGTTATTCCTAAGCTTACTTTTGCCCGTGTCATACGGGAAGTTCTGATGGACTACGTCGGTAAAGGGTTTCGCATCACTGCGGACGCACTGCTGTGTTTTCAAGAATCGGCGGAAATCTTCACCGTACAACTGATGGAGGACGCCTACCGTTGCACAATACATCGTGATAGAAACACACTGATGCCGAAGGATATGCAGCTGGCGATGCTGTTTCGCTTCAGAAAAGGCGATTGA
- the LOC128742885 gene encoding V-type proton ATPase subunit S1: MKSNRTFTVLLLLGATFGCVLSENVPVFIWGKSSVSYVPALPQYATSEFAALVESQANADTFTVVFVEEQLSTEDLTQCKLNTQTCFRNLAKEERKSYLPNVQEPLAAFEDIQSVDMSDDGTLSKPIVPKGGAVVIVNLRGDDFASHDALISSLYNRLRQESKSILAIYTGKTTSFRYSTLVRHTRQAKQDTPAVEPKIITVPNEFIVAYEKFRAGDAAAANEELPEVVLDSATKNAENSSAETLQIEIKGPGGDLKLNFLLTQGSWEIVGVTYNNEAYYLRHRVHLNQYFSYHCNSLEYHTIDLRKRIVFEQIQLQPFWEWSGEEFRFGDSWDCVGFTSPGILTGLFLVTIFIIIGSYGISWMMDIRTMDRYDDPKGKTITVTAAD; this comes from the exons ATGAAATCTAACCGTACGTTTACGGTTTTGCTGCTACTGGGAGCAACCTTCGGTTGCGTATTGTCAGAAAATGTACCCGTGTTCATTTGGGGCAAGTCATC TGTATCATATGTCCCTGCTCTGCCACAGTATGCTACATCAGAATTTGCTGCCCTGGTTGAGTCTCAGGCTAATGCGGACACATTTACCGTAGTTTTTGTGGAAGAACAA CTATCAACCGAAGATTTGACTCAATGTAAGCTAAACACCCAGACGTGTTTCCGCAATTTAGCAAAGGAGGAACGCAAATCATACCTTCCTAATGTACAGGAACCACTAGCGGCGTTTGAAGACATTCAAAGTGTTGACATGTCCGATGATGGTACACTTAGCAAACCGATTGTGCCTAAGGGTGGTGCAGTTGTCATTGTTAATCTGCGCGGTGATGATTTTGCGTCACATGATGCGCTTATTAGCAGCTTATATAATCGGCTCCGACAGGAATCCAAAAGCATCCTAGCGATTTACACCGGAAAAACTACGTCTTTCCGCTATTCAACGCTGGTTCGACATACTCGACAGGCTAAACAGGACACTCCAGCTGTAGAGccaaaaataattaccgttCCCAACGAATTCATTGTGGCTTATGAGAAATTCAGAGCTGGCGATGCCGCTGCCGCCAACGAGGAACTCCCAGAAGTGGTTCTGGATTCAGCCACTAAGAACGCTGAAAACAGCTCTGCCGAAACTCTTCAAATTGAAATCAAGGGTCCAGGCGGTGATCTCAAACTAAATTTCTTGCTTACGCAAGGATCATGGGAAATTGTTGGAGTTACGTACAATAATGAAGCTTACTATTTGAGACATCGCGTACACCTGAATCAATACTTTTCCTATCATTGCAATAGTTTGGAATATCATACAATCGATTTAAGAAAGCGTATTGTTTTCGAACAAATTCAGCTTCAGCCGTTCTGGGAATGGTCTGGTGAAGAATTCCGCTTCGGCGATTCCTGGGATTGCGTGGGCTTCACCTCTCCAGGTATTTTAACTGGACTCTTTTTGGTaacaattttcatcatcattggATCATACGGAATTAGTTGGATGATGGATATCCGCACCATGGATCGGTATGACGATCCCAAGGGTAAGACCATTACCGTTACTGCAGCCGACTAA